The following are encoded in a window of Halosolutus halophilus genomic DNA:
- a CDS encoding ABC transporter ATP-binding protein, whose translation MALLEVNDLVTQFYTEDGTVRAVDGVSYQIDRGEKFGIVGESGAGKSVTSLSVMGLIESPGEIVGGEILFKGENLLEKSPEEMRRIRGNEIAMVFQDAETALNPVYTVGEQIAEGIRTHKDVSDQEAKEQAIEMLAEVGIPDPAERYSDYPHQFSGGMQQRAVIAIALSCDPDLLICDEPTTALDVTIEAQILELLDELASDFDTAIQLITHDLGVVAEICNRVMVMYAGKAVEKAPVEDLYYEPKHPYSVGLMGSIPRIGDRRDRLETIPGTMPDLVEVPPGCSFHPRCPYAEEGCSRKEPQLVDTETGNSSNPADDEEHAASCLAYTGDLQGELSYQVEVMTDGGDS comes from the coding sequence ATGGCACTACTCGAAGTCAACGATCTAGTTACGCAGTTCTACACTGAGGACGGAACCGTTCGCGCGGTCGACGGCGTGAGCTATCAGATCGACCGCGGTGAAAAGTTCGGCATCGTCGGCGAGAGCGGTGCCGGCAAGAGCGTGACGAGCCTGTCGGTCATGGGACTCATCGAGAGCCCCGGCGAGATCGTCGGCGGGGAAATCCTGTTCAAGGGTGAGAACCTCCTCGAGAAAAGCCCCGAAGAGATGCGCCGCATCCGGGGGAACGAGATCGCCATGGTGTTCCAGGACGCCGAGACGGCGCTCAACCCCGTCTACACGGTCGGCGAGCAGATCGCCGAGGGGATCCGCACGCACAAGGACGTCTCGGACCAGGAAGCCAAAGAGCAGGCGATCGAGATGCTCGCCGAGGTCGGCATCCCCGACCCCGCGGAGCGATACAGCGACTACCCCCACCAGTTCTCCGGCGGGATGCAACAGCGTGCGGTCATCGCGATCGCGCTCTCGTGCGATCCCGACCTGCTCATCTGTGACGAACCCACGACCGCACTCGACGTCACGATCGAAGCGCAGATCCTCGAGTTGCTCGACGAACTGGCGTCGGACTTCGACACGGCGATCCAGCTCATCACGCACGACCTCGGCGTCGTCGCCGAGATCTGCAACCGCGTGATGGTGATGTACGCCGGCAAGGCGGTCGAGAAAGCACCCGTCGAGGACCTCTACTACGAGCCCAAACACCCCTACTCGGTCGGACTGATGGGATCGATCCCTCGAATCGGTGACAGGCGCGACCGTCTCGAGACGATTCCGGGGACGATGCCCGATCTCGTCGAGGTGCCGCCGGGCTGTAGTTTCCACCCGCGGTGCCCGTACGCCGAGGAGGGCTGTAGCCGAAAAGAGCCGCAACTCGTCGACACCGAGACCGGAAATTCGTCGAACCCAGCCGACGACGAGGAACACGCCGCGTCGTGTCTGGCGTACACGGGCGACCTCCAGGGTGAACTGTCCTACCAGGTAGAAGTCATGACGGACGGAGGGGACTCATGA
- a CDS encoding ABC transporter permease, producing MSLSRYIVKRILVSIPVLVGVTMVSFGLIQMIPGDPIEFILQFTNVSPEAEKQLYDKYNLNEPIWKQYLLWLQDVIVLDFGESIISGRDVAYEISSRLDHTIALGLFSWLIGLGVGIPTGIIAAVKRGTVTDEASRIAALLGIATPNFWLGLMLILVLSVNLGIFRVIPPDAPLLSAAKLKFLILPSVTIGTASASLIMRLVRSSMLQELNKEYVRMARAKGLSERTVIFKHVLRNSLIAVVTVAAIQIAFIINGAVVIEQVFSWPGLGRLLVRAISQRDFPIIQAGVLMTGVAIVVANLLADIVYSWLDPRIRY from the coding sequence ATGAGCCTCTCACGGTACATTGTAAAACGCATCCTCGTCTCTATCCCCGTCTTGGTCGGGGTAACGATGGTTTCGTTTGGATTGATACAGATGATCCCGGGTGATCCGATCGAATTCATACTCCAGTTTACGAACGTTTCACCCGAGGCGGAAAAACAGCTGTACGACAAGTACAACCTCAACGAGCCAATCTGGAAACAGTATCTGCTGTGGCTTCAGGACGTGATCGTCCTGGACTTCGGCGAATCGATCATCTCGGGCCGCGACGTCGCCTACGAGATCAGTTCGCGACTGGACCACACGATCGCGCTCGGTCTCTTCTCGTGGCTGATCGGTCTGGGCGTCGGCATTCCGACCGGGATCATCGCCGCAGTCAAACGCGGAACCGTCACCGACGAGGCCAGTCGCATCGCCGCCCTGCTGGGAATCGCGACGCCGAACTTCTGGCTCGGTCTGATGTTGATCCTCGTTCTCAGCGTCAACCTCGGGATTTTCCGGGTGATTCCGCCAGACGCCCCGCTGTTGAGCGCAGCGAAGCTAAAATTCCTCATCCTGCCCTCCGTGACCATCGGGACTGCATCCGCGTCGCTGATCATGCGTCTCGTCCGGTCGTCGATGCTCCAGGAACTCAACAAGGAGTACGTTCGGATGGCACGCGCGAAGGGGCTGAGCGAACGAACGGTCATCTTCAAGCACGTCCTTCGGAACTCGCTGATCGCGGTCGTCACCGTCGCGGCGATCCAGATCGCGTTCATCATCAACGGGGCGGTCGTCATCGAACAGGTCTTCTCGTGGCCTGGCCTCGGACGACTTCTCGTCAGGGCTATCAGTCAGCGTGACTTCCCGATCATTCAGGCGGGCGTGTTGATGACCGGCGTCGCGATCGTCGTCGCCAACCTGTTGGCCGATATCGTCTACTCGTGGCTCGACCCACGGATCAGATACTAA
- a CDS encoding ABC transporter permease has translation MKQKQRDTTSKRGRIRITGFDAERVRNRDSLSGWTEAEAEGGTSRMEYAWRRFKSNRLAMLSVGVMALMTLVAVFARPITVDVAGMSLPLQPFSITPYDPGRMFVGAPNAPPSAEHLMGTDWSGRDLFSRVLVGTRYSLTIGLIATVLALFIGIPLGSIAGYFGGWVDETIMRLVDVLYAFPFLVLAIAIIAVLGQGFWNLILALTITGWISYARLIRGEVLSVKENEYVLAAKALGATDRSIIFRHVVPNAMAPVIVQATLSIGTVVLSAAALGFLSLGLTPGTPEWGTMLSSTRDTIAQGYWWVSVFPGLAIVVFVLAINLMGDGINDALDPQGDTATKQRMQ, from the coding sequence ATGAAGCAGAAACAACGAGATACGACGTCGAAGCGAGGTCGAATCCGAATCACTGGATTCGACGCCGAACGAGTGCGTAACCGAGACTCCCTCTCGGGCTGGACCGAGGCCGAAGCCGAAGGCGGTACCAGCAGAATGGAGTACGCCTGGAGACGGTTCAAGAGCAACCGGCTCGCGATGCTCAGCGTCGGCGTCATGGCACTTATGACTCTCGTGGCCGTTTTCGCCCGGCCGATAACGGTCGACGTCGCCGGCATGTCGCTTCCGCTGCAGCCGTTCTCGATTACGCCGTACGATCCCGGCCGGATGTTCGTCGGGGCGCCGAACGCTCCCCCGAGCGCCGAACACCTGATGGGAACCGACTGGTCGGGACGAGACCTGTTCTCGCGCGTGCTCGTCGGGACCCGGTACAGCCTCACGATCGGGCTGATCGCGACCGTCCTTGCCCTGTTCATCGGGATCCCGCTCGGCTCAATCGCCGGCTACTTCGGCGGCTGGGTCGACGAGACGATCATGCGTCTGGTCGACGTTCTCTACGCGTTCCCGTTTCTCGTCCTCGCCATCGCGATCATCGCAGTGCTCGGACAGGGGTTCTGGAATCTGATCCTGGCGTTGACGATCACCGGCTGGATCAGCTACGCCCGTCTCATCCGCGGTGAGGTACTGAGCGTGAAAGAAAACGAGTACGTACTCGCGGCGAAAGCGCTCGGCGCGACCGATCGCTCGATCATCTTCCGGCACGTCGTCCCGAACGCGATGGCACCGGTCATCGTCCAGGCGACGCTGTCGATCGGGACCGTCGTCCTCTCTGCGGCCGCGCTCGGCTTCCTCTCGCTCGGTCTCACGCCGGGGACCCCCGAGTGGGGGACGATGCTCTCGAGCACTCGCGACACCATCGCACAGGGGTACTGGTGGGTGTCGGTCTTCCCCGGCCTGGCCATCGTCGTGTTCGTGCTCGCTATCAACCTGATGGGCGACGGAATCAACGACGCGCTCGACCCACAGGGAGACACCGCAACGAAACAGAGGATGCAATAG